A region from the Bacteroidota bacterium genome encodes:
- a CDS encoding cytochrome c — MKVYRLTIFLLTVVFVTAGIAQDSTSLTSGVAVFSSKCAGCHQFGKVVVGPDLNLSKNHPDDVLHSALGRMEAMTGPLTPEEKSALIALIRSENPSGLLTPPASAEPMTVKSEDALAGEALYVGSTPLTNGGMSCISCHTNFKEQGTGNGKLGPSLRGAYTKFGEAGLVSAIQNASFRVMREPYKQHPITADEAAKLTAFLKSVDQQSDTGTAEFNFLLAGSAIGGILIAIFFFMYGARIKPVRQSLKHY, encoded by the coding sequence ATGAAAGTTTACCGGTTGACCATTTTTCTGCTGACCGTTGTGTTTGTCACGGCGGGGATTGCTCAGGATTCCACTTCTTTGACTTCAGGGGTGGCAGTGTTTAGTTCCAAATGTGCGGGATGCCATCAGTTTGGCAAGGTAGTGGTGGGTCCGGACCTGAATCTGTCGAAAAACCACCCGGATGACGTGCTTCATTCAGCCCTTGGCCGGATGGAAGCCATGACTGGCCCTCTCACTCCGGAGGAGAAATCGGCTTTGATTGCACTGATCCGCTCCGAAAATCCATCCGGACTGCTGACACCGCCTGCTTCGGCAGAACCGATGACGGTAAAATCGGAAGACGCACTGGCCGGAGAGGCTTTATATGTTGGTTCCACCCCCTTAACCAATGGCGGAATGTCATGCATTTCATGCCACACCAATTTTAAGGAACAGGGGACCGGGAATGGTAAACTGGGCCCCTCTCTCCGGGGAGCCTACACAAAATTTGGTGAAGCCGGACTGGTCTCTGCCATTCAGAACGCTTCGTTCCGGGTGATGCGTGAGCCATATAAACAACACCCGATCACAGCCGATGAAGCAGCAAAACTGACTGCTTTTCTTAAGTCGGTCGATCAGCAATCCGATACCGGAACAGCGGAATTCAACTTCCTGCTGGCCGGTTCGGCCATTGGCGGCATCCTGATCGCCATCTTCTTTTTCATGTACGGCGCGAGAATCAAACCCGTCCGTCAATCCCTGAAACATTACTAA
- a CDS encoding M61 family metallopeptidase, translating to MKRLIFLLFPLFAMSLSAQPAIQYTMDFREPNSHLIDITMTIRNALPGTQQVALPAWRPGRYAIQNYSRLVQEVRAASETGLPLPIRKLNKDTWEISNGNVSAITVTYSFYATILDAGSTFYNDQEIYFNGSNLFMYVPGRLNEPVFLKINHPDGWQTATALKPAGPKSFTAASFHELADSPTIISPTLQHRKVTVDSINFHIWIQGETNGNPDALAEGIRKMARTHLDFWQGVVPFTDFHFLYHLVDYRSGHGVEHAKSTSMVLGPLTNLPDPDDWKRAYPTTSHELFHAWHVKYLVPADLEPYDYSKEQYTNLIWFLEGFTSYFDIYLNHKAGLITEAEYWEEFERLIRQSELNPGTAVTSIADASYDAWLYGYSSDGNKNRMVTFYSQGELFALLLDLDIRKETNHQKTLGDLMRWLVAEFPVKGRFYQESDLLNGLKLLTGKSYAPWFADYVHGTKPFPFQQAFDSAGYELIKVPADPVSRTLLGADFKRVDEDWVVDQVLPDSPAMKAGLFLGDKLSGSVFHPLPDKNLDAWLAGNLSDSTLTLEVKRRGKPVKLVLSGLNTTHYTYKIQKKTNHTSPW from the coding sequence ATGAAACGACTGATTTTTCTTCTTTTTCCACTTTTCGCCATGTCACTTTCTGCACAGCCGGCCATTCAATACACCATGGATTTCAGGGAGCCCAACAGTCACCTGATCGATATCACCATGACCATCCGGAATGCCTTGCCGGGGACTCAGCAGGTGGCACTTCCTGCCTGGCGTCCCGGCCGGTATGCCATTCAGAATTACTCGAGGCTGGTACAGGAAGTCAGGGCGGCATCGGAAACCGGTCTTCCCCTGCCCATCAGGAAACTCAACAAGGACACCTGGGAAATTTCGAACGGAAATGTCTCTGCCATCACCGTTACTTATTCCTTTTACGCAACGATTCTCGATGCCGGATCAACCTTTTACAACGATCAGGAAATCTATTTTAACGGATCCAATCTGTTTATGTATGTGCCGGGTCGATTGAATGAACCCGTTTTCCTGAAGATTAATCACCCCGATGGCTGGCAAACCGCCACAGCCCTGAAACCGGCAGGACCCAAATCCTTTACTGCTGCCTCTTTTCATGAACTGGCCGATTCCCCCACCATTATTTCGCCTACCCTCCAGCACCGCAAAGTGACCGTGGATTCCATCAATTTCCACATCTGGATTCAGGGAGAAACGAATGGAAATCCGGATGCGCTGGCTGAGGGTATCAGAAAAATGGCACGTACCCACCTTGATTTCTGGCAGGGTGTGGTCCCCTTTACCGACTTTCATTTTCTGTACCATCTGGTCGATTACCGCAGTGGTCACGGGGTGGAACATGCAAAAAGCACCTCGATGGTGCTCGGGCCCCTCACCAATCTGCCGGACCCTGATGACTGGAAACGAGCCTACCCGACCACCTCTCATGAATTGTTTCATGCCTGGCATGTGAAATACCTCGTTCCCGCCGATCTGGAACCGTATGACTACAGCAAGGAGCAATACACCAATCTGATCTGGTTTCTGGAAGGGTTCACCTCCTATTTTGATATCTACCTGAATCACAAGGCCGGCCTTATCACCGAAGCAGAGTATTGGGAAGAATTCGAACGCCTCATCCGCCAGTCAGAGTTAAATCCGGGAACTGCAGTCACTTCCATTGCCGATGCCAGTTATGACGCCTGGCTGTATGGGTATTCGTCGGATGGAAATAAAAACCGGATGGTAACCTTTTACTCTCAGGGAGAACTGTTTGCCCTGCTTCTCGATCTCGATATCCGCAAAGAAACGAACCACCAGAAAACCCTCGGCGACCTGATGCGCTGGCTGGTTGCCGAATTCCCCGTGAAAGGCCGGTTCTATCAGGAATCGGACCTTCTGAACGGATTGAAGCTTCTCACCGGAAAGTCCTACGCACCCTGGTTTGCCGATTATGTTCATGGAACCAAGCCTTTTCCTTTTCAGCAGGCATTCGATTCTGCAGGCTATGAACTTATCAAAGTCCCTGCCGATCCGGTGAGCCGGACCCTTCTGGGAGCGGATTTTAAACGGGTGGATGAAGACTGGGTGGTCGATCAGGTTCTGCCTGACTCTCCTGCAATGAAGGCGGGACTTTTTCTGGGAGACAAACTCTCCGGATCGGTTTTCCATCCACTGCCCGACAAGAATCTGGATGCCTGGCTGGCAGGCAACCTGTCAGACAGCACGCTGACCCTGGAAGTGAAACGTCGGGGGAAACCGGTGAAACTGGTGCTTTCCGGACTGAACACCACCCACTATACATACAAAATTCAGAAAAAAACCAACCACACTTCCCCCTGGTAA
- a CDS encoding MFS transporter: MSSAHNLTPGRERATILLLAAIQFTHILDFVLMMPLGPRLMDYFTIGTSEFSLLVSSYTFSAGLFGLLIGFFLDRFERKRVLLLLYTGFTIGTLACGLSPNYETLLLARILTGIFGGVLTAVTFSIIGDIIPYERRGAATGALMAAFSVASVIGVPSGLYFATLWDWHAPFFILAGTSGIVLVFVWIYLIRIQPQTGPHRPRLMETVRTVLTDKNHQQAYLLMAVMMLAGFTVIPFIAPYLVFNTGMTNAELPWVYFTGGAVTFFSSQWVGRLSDRMGKPKVFTVFALISVVPIVAITVLPPVHLLVILTVTIIFFITVNGRIVPAMAMITGSANPAQRGSFMAINSCIQHLTSGLGAFLSGLIVTTLPDGKLANYGWVGLFAAVMTFIAVYIGNKMTVRG, from the coding sequence TTGTCCTCTGCTCACAATTTAACACCCGGTCGTGAACGCGCAACGATTCTTCTGCTTGCTGCTATTCAGTTTACTCATATCCTCGATTTTGTCCTGATGATGCCGCTGGGTCCCCGGCTTATGGATTATTTTACCATCGGGACCAGTGAATTTTCTCTGTTGGTTTCTTCTTACACCTTCAGCGCAGGACTGTTCGGTCTGCTCATCGGGTTCTTTCTGGATCGATTTGAACGGAAACGGGTCCTGCTTCTGCTTTATACCGGCTTTACCATCGGAACACTGGCCTGTGGACTTTCACCGAATTATGAAACGTTGCTGCTGGCCCGGATTCTCACCGGAATCTTCGGAGGGGTACTGACAGCCGTTACCTTTTCAATCATTGGGGATATTATTCCCTACGAACGCCGGGGAGCCGCCACCGGTGCACTGATGGCAGCCTTTTCGGTTGCTTCCGTGATCGGGGTTCCCTCTGGATTGTATTTTGCCACTTTGTGGGACTGGCACGCACCGTTTTTTATTCTTGCTGGTACAAGCGGCATTGTTCTGGTCTTTGTCTGGATCTATCTGATCCGTATTCAACCTCAAACGGGGCCGCATCGACCGAGGCTAATGGAAACTGTCCGGACGGTTCTGACAGATAAAAACCATCAGCAAGCCTATCTGCTCATGGCCGTCATGATGCTGGCCGGATTTACAGTGATTCCGTTTATTGCTCCCTATCTGGTCTTCAATACCGGCATGACCAACGCAGAACTTCCCTGGGTCTATTTCACTGGCGGAGCAGTAACGTTTTTCTCAAGCCAGTGGGTGGGCCGGTTAAGTGACCGGATGGGCAAACCCAAAGTCTTTACTGTATTCGCCCTGATTTCGGTGGTGCCGATCGTGGCCATCACCGTGTTGCCACCCGTTCACCTGCTTGTGATTCTGACCGTGACAATCATTTTCTTTATCACAGTAAATGGCCGGATCGTACCAGCCATGGCCATGATCACCGGAAGTGCCAATCCGGCACAACGCGGCAGTTTCATGGCGATCAATTCCTGTATTCAGCATCTGACCAGCGGATTGGGAGCCTTTTTAAGCGGACTGATCGTGACCACTCTGCCCGACGGAAAACTGGCAAATTACGGTTGGGTGGGATTGTTCGCCGCCGTGATGACGTTTATCGCCGTCTACATCGGCAATAAAATGACCGTGCGCGGGTAG
- a CDS encoding TonB family protein yields the protein MVFSRSYDSLFAIGHQYYLQKHYSEARHVFEDLYKNSDLEKTDGFLGLFYSHTLARLGKTEEGFLILATYLDTFDGTEKEVQNKEYFEFMTPRLREWSGIFPAEPVILSDTVQFSPYSQSPNINRALNKYPKDLVKEGIQGWVVLKVRMDATGKKEILEVLESPHEALSEEAIKAILANKGTPKMIHGYAFPVTLEVSLNFTITKKKK from the coding sequence GTGGTATTTTCTCGATCCTATGACTCGTTGTTTGCTATCGGACATCAGTACTACCTTCAAAAACATTATTCAGAAGCTCGACACGTTTTCGAAGATTTGTATAAAAACAGTGATCTGGAAAAAACCGATGGATTTCTGGGCCTGTTTTATTCTCATACCCTGGCCAGACTTGGAAAAACCGAAGAGGGTTTTCTTATCCTGGCTACCTACCTTGATACATTTGATGGAACAGAAAAAGAGGTCCAGAACAAAGAATATTTTGAGTTTATGACTCCCAGGTTACGGGAGTGGTCCGGAATTTTTCCGGCAGAACCAGTGATTCTGTCCGACACGGTTCAATTCAGTCCGTATTCACAATCACCAAACATCAATCGGGCACTGAACAAATACCCTAAAGATCTTGTGAAAGAAGGCATACAAGGATGGGTGGTTTTAAAAGTCAGAATGGATGCCACAGGTAAAAAGGAAATTCTTGAAGTCCTCGAATCACCGCATGAGGCATTGTCTGAAGAGGCGATTAAGGCGATTCTGGCGAATAAAGGTACTCCTAAAATGATCCACGGATATGCCTTTCCGGTCACGCTGGAAGTCTCACTGAATTTCACCATCACAAAAAAGAAAAAGTAG
- a CDS encoding S9 family peptidase yields the protein MKTLAAFLLIVLQSPVFAQIPITLEDIFLHGKFRGDFLKGNTWIPGDAAYSFLKRNTETGLTDIWRYDLKSGKESLLISAEQLRETPRDSALDIDHYEWTSDGRFLVFTGTLTARSLKTGGYVALFDRKENRFRQVSSDDGEYQIVQLSPDGKKIGFVRDHNLFVMDLATRNLTQLTTDGTDQILNGHFDWVYEEEFSVINGWQWSPDSRSIAFWRLDQTRVPRFQIPLYTGTYPETNDYKYPKAGEANSLVSIGVVNIDDGKTRWVDLGKDQDIYVPRIQWVSSSGKLAVQRLNRLQNQLDLIIWEPRTGNQTTVLTEKAPAWLEINDNLTFLNSGSFIWSSEKDGYNHLYLHDQSGKMIRQLTSGSWEVDQVQRVDEKAGLVYFTAARESPMNRDLYQVTISDGKLTRLTRDPGFHRVNLHPDAPYFIDNHSHANQPGKTYLVSLKGEKIRTLVENPMSSMKSYSLPEVRFLTIPAADGTPMNAWMIRPADFDSTKRYPVLQFVYGGPGSQQVLNAWIRDYFWYAHLTQKGYVIVCADNRGTGFRGRDFRTVTYKKLGNIETDDQIAAARWLGSRSWVDSTRIGIWGWSYGGYVSSYSLFKGNDVFKAAIAVAPVSDWKFYDTIYTERFMQTPQLNPEGYQSASTLTWAKQLKGHFLLVHGTADDNVHFQNAVELADELIANGLQFDTMFYPDRYHGITGGKARYHLFTYMTNWLVENL from the coding sequence ATGAAAACACTGGCTGCTTTCCTTCTTATCGTTTTACAGTCACCGGTATTTGCACAAATACCCATCACATTGGAAGACATTTTTCTGCACGGAAAATTCAGAGGTGATTTTCTGAAGGGTAACACCTGGATTCCGGGTGATGCAGCCTACTCTTTCCTGAAAAGAAACACGGAAACCGGCCTGACTGATATCTGGCGGTATGACCTGAAATCGGGAAAGGAATCTCTGCTGATTTCTGCAGAACAACTTCGGGAGACGCCACGCGATTCGGCCCTCGATATTGACCATTACGAGTGGACCAGCGATGGACGGTTTCTGGTTTTCACCGGAACCCTGACGGCCCGCAGCCTGAAAACAGGTGGGTATGTGGCCCTGTTTGACCGCAAGGAGAATCGTTTCAGACAGGTGTCATCCGATGACGGAGAGTATCAGATTGTGCAACTTTCGCCCGACGGGAAAAAAATCGGATTTGTAAGAGATCACAATCTGTTTGTCATGGATCTGGCCACACGGAATCTTACCCAACTGACCACCGACGGAACCGATCAGATTCTGAATGGTCATTTTGATTGGGTTTATGAAGAGGAATTTTCGGTGATCAATGGCTGGCAATGGAGTCCGGATTCGCGTTCCATTGCTTTCTGGAGGCTCGATCAGACCCGGGTTCCACGGTTTCAGATTCCACTTTACACCGGAACCTACCCGGAAACCAACGACTACAAATATCCGAAAGCCGGTGAAGCCAACTCGCTGGTTTCTATCGGAGTGGTCAATATCGACGATGGAAAAACCCGTTGGGTCGATCTCGGTAAGGATCAGGATATCTATGTTCCCCGCATTCAATGGGTTTCATCTTCAGGAAAACTGGCCGTTCAGCGCCTGAACCGCCTGCAAAACCAACTGGACCTGATTATCTGGGAACCTCGGACCGGAAATCAGACAACGGTTCTGACCGAAAAAGCACCTGCATGGCTGGAAATCAATGATAATCTCACTTTTCTGAATTCCGGATCGTTTATCTGGAGCTCAGAAAAGGATGGCTACAACCACCTGTACCTTCATGATCAGTCGGGAAAAATGATCAGGCAACTGACCAGCGGATCGTGGGAAGTGGATCAGGTTCAGCGGGTGGATGAAAAAGCCGGACTGGTTTATTTCACAGCTGCACGGGAATCACCGATGAACCGTGATTTATATCAGGTTACTATCTCTGACGGAAAACTGACCCGTCTGACCCGCGACCCTGGCTTTCATCGGGTAAATCTGCATCCGGATGCTCCCTATTTCATTGATAATCACAGCCATGCCAATCAACCTGGTAAAACTTATCTTGTTTCTCTCAAGGGAGAAAAGATCAGAACGCTGGTGGAAAATCCCATGTCCTCGATGAAATCCTACTCACTTCCCGAAGTCAGGTTTCTTACCATTCCGGCAGCCGATGGTACACCCATGAATGCCTGGATGATCAGACCAGCGGATTTTGATTCGACCAAACGGTACCCGGTTCTTCAGTTTGTTTATGGCGGTCCCGGCTCTCAACAGGTTCTGAATGCCTGGATCCGGGATTATTTCTGGTATGCCCATCTGACCCAGAAGGGGTATGTCATTGTCTGCGCCGATAACCGCGGAACCGGATTCAGAGGTCGTGATTTCAGGACTGTGACGTACAAAAAACTGGGCAACATTGAAACAGACGATCAGATTGCGGCTGCCCGCTGGCTGGGAAGCCGGTCATGGGTCGATTCAACCCGAATCGGCATCTGGGGCTGGAGTTATGGGGGCTATGTGAGCTCATACAGCCTGTTTAAAGGAAATGATGTGTTCAAAGCAGCCATTGCGGTGGCACCGGTTTCCGACTGGAAATTTTATGACACCATCTACACCGAACGGTTTATGCAGACTCCACAGCTGAATCCGGAAGGGTATCAGTCCGCTTCAACGCTGACCTGGGCCAAACAATTAAAAGGCCATTTTCTTCTGGTTCATGGTACGGCCGATGACAATGTGCACTTTCAGAATGCAGTGGAACTGGCCGATGAACTGATTGCCAACGGACTGCAGTTTGACACCATGTTTTACCCGGACCGGTATCATGGCATCACTGGTGGAAAAGCCCGTTACCATCTGTTTACTTATATGACCAACTGGCTGGTGGAAAATCTGTAA
- the chrA gene encoding chromate efflux transporter, with the protein MQAADYPTYAAAFRFWFKLGWISFGGPAGQISIMHDELVDRRKWISNSRFLHALNYCMLLPGPEAQQLAIYIGWLLHGVKGGLTAGMLFILPSVLILLGLSLVYVTWGSVPWIQALFSGLKPAVVAIILCAVYKIGSKSLVSATHVVTAVLSFSAMFFLKVPFPLILLSAALFALILKWKAPALLHASSGSAKKQESEEAGFLLNATNPAGDGFQINRFLRQLAITLVFWGMPLLIFLVLFTESGFWIQLSTFFTQAALVTFGGAYAVLPYVAQVTVQQLGWLSPLQMVDGLALGETTPGPLIMVLAFVGFMAGYNLHDASVVYGTLALLTTVWFTFLPGFFFIFAGAPVIERTRDNPAVKAILTIISAAVVGVILNLALFLGQEVLFPSGVQSDSISWFPVGWMAISLLALIRYKVNLILWIGISALAGLAAGGW; encoded by the coding sequence ATGCAGGCGGCTGACTATCCAACTTATGCGGCCGCCTTCCGGTTCTGGTTTAAGCTTGGCTGGATCAGTTTTGGAGGTCCGGCAGGTCAGATTTCCATCATGCATGACGAGCTGGTCGACCGCCGCAAATGGATCAGTAACAGCCGGTTTCTTCATGCACTCAACTATTGCATGCTGCTTCCCGGACCCGAAGCACAGCAACTGGCCATTTACATCGGTTGGTTGCTGCACGGTGTAAAGGGCGGACTGACGGCCGGAATGCTCTTCATTCTTCCCTCGGTTCTGATTCTGCTTGGCTTAAGTCTGGTCTACGTGACCTGGGGATCGGTTCCCTGGATCCAGGCTCTTTTTTCCGGACTGAAACCAGCCGTGGTGGCCATCATTCTATGTGCCGTTTATAAAATCGGCTCAAAGTCGCTTGTATCAGCCACCCATGTGGTGACCGCTGTTTTGTCGTTTTCAGCAATGTTTTTTCTGAAGGTCCCCTTTCCGCTTATCCTTCTGTCAGCCGCTCTGTTTGCTCTGATTCTGAAATGGAAAGCACCTGCACTGTTGCATGCCTCATCGGGTTCTGCAAAAAAACAGGAATCGGAAGAAGCCGGCTTTCTTCTGAACGCAACGAATCCGGCCGGAGATGGTTTCCAGATCAATCGATTCCTCAGACAATTGGCCATCACATTGGTTTTCTGGGGAATGCCGTTGTTGATTTTTCTGGTGTTATTCACCGAATCAGGTTTCTGGATTCAGCTTTCCACCTTTTTTACCCAGGCTGCACTGGTCACTTTCGGTGGCGCGTATGCCGTACTTCCCTACGTTGCACAAGTCACGGTCCAGCAGTTGGGCTGGTTAAGTCCTCTGCAGATGGTCGATGGTCTGGCCCTTGGGGAAACCACACCCGGTCCGCTCATCATGGTTTTGGCTTTTGTGGGCTTCATGGCCGGATATAATCTTCATGACGCGTCGGTAGTCTACGGAACGCTGGCCCTTCTGACCACGGTCTGGTTCACCTTCCTTCCCGGATTTTTCTTCATTTTTGCCGGAGCACCGGTCATCGAACGGACCCGGGACAATCCGGCAGTGAAGGCAATCCTGACCATTATTTCGGCGGCGGTCGTCGGAGTGATTCTGAATCTGGCCCTCTTTCTTGGTCAGGAAGTCCTGTTTCCTTCCGGAGTTCAATCTGATTCCATTTCCTGGTTTCCTGTTGGCTGGATGGCCATTTCGCTTCTTGCCCTGATCAGGTACAAAGTAAACCTCATTCTCTGGATCGGAATCAGTGCCCTGGCCGGATTGGCTGCTGGCGGGTGGTGA
- a CDS encoding 6-phosphofructokinase, translating to MSVPMAFDPHSPEVISFLKSVENFSQLNDDDIRVIAGFLKKTKFKAGETVYKEGDAGGEAYLVAAGELAWEKFDRTIKIYSKGSLFGELSLVDDQARNGTVRALTNVELFSFSRQDIETLEQGNPLAYGHFYRELARFGTSLAREEEDFYREMDVLIIQDGGCAPGYNSVTAFISQFLEAMGRKIFVAAEGFRSVVSGRTEDFRALVYSPRLYRQLQRIPGVMFAPPLREARGADFRSERYGDFRLPEVQEQAAKNILRRKVKILIGIGGDGTLKGMKALSKLLPDNILMYFIPVTIDSDVFGTECIGEHTGVEVGAEKIRCYMADARTHHRCYIIEMMGAAGGYHALHSCLGAGAHLAVLPSSRFDMKEVAESLKNRENTVIVVAEGYKQNERKQKGYKGNAAQYFMEELQEAGLNARSRVIAEGFSRDIRGAQPNNMDITLAQRMARKLMQMVIQGENRRMPAVLSGQEYSIGFDEIRTDNSVSTDLANLANRLGVKNMNDYLPY from the coding sequence ATGTCGGTGCCTATGGCTTTCGATCCCCACTCCCCCGAGGTGATCAGTTTTCTGAAGTCCGTCGAAAATTTCAGTCAGCTAAATGATGATGACATCCGGGTAATTGCCGGATTTCTCAAAAAAACCAAATTCAAAGCCGGTGAAACGGTGTACAAGGAAGGTGATGCCGGGGGGGAAGCCTACCTGGTGGCCGCTGGTGAACTGGCCTGGGAAAAATTTGACAGGACGATCAAAATTTATTCGAAGGGCTCTCTTTTCGGAGAGTTGTCTCTGGTGGATGATCAGGCCCGGAATGGAACCGTCCGTGCGTTGACGAATGTGGAACTGTTTTCATTTTCCCGTCAGGATATCGAAACACTTGAGCAGGGAAATCCGCTGGCTTACGGCCACTTTTACCGTGAATTGGCCCGTTTTGGTACGTCGCTTGCCCGTGAAGAGGAAGATTTTTACCGGGAAATGGATGTGCTCATTATTCAGGACGGCGGGTGCGCCCCGGGTTACAACTCGGTCACGGCCTTTATCAGTCAGTTTCTGGAAGCCATGGGAAGGAAAATTTTCGTTGCAGCCGAGGGATTCCGGTCTGTGGTCAGTGGTCGTACCGAGGATTTCCGTGCATTGGTTTATTCTCCCCGTTTGTACCGTCAGTTACAACGAATTCCTGGCGTGATGTTCGCCCCGCCGCTTCGGGAGGCCCGCGGAGCCGATTTCCGGTCAGAGCGGTATGGTGATTTCAGATTGCCCGAGGTTCAGGAACAGGCTGCAAAAAATATCCTTCGCCGGAAGGTGAAGATTCTCATTGGTATTGGCGGAGACGGCACACTGAAAGGGATGAAAGCCCTGTCAAAACTGTTGCCCGATAACATTCTCATGTACTTCATCCCGGTTACCATCGACAGCGATGTGTTCGGAACCGAATGTATCGGAGAACACACCGGTGTGGAAGTGGGTGCTGAAAAGATCAGATGCTACATGGCCGATGCCCGGACCCACCATCGCTGCTACATCATTGAAATGATGGGTGCTGCCGGCGGATATCACGCTCTCCACAGTTGTCTCGGTGCCGGTGCTCACCTGGCCGTGCTTCCTTCCTCGCGTTTTGACATGAAGGAAGTGGCCGAATCCCTGAAAAACCGTGAAAATACTGTCATTGTGGTTGCTGAAGGCTATAAACAGAACGAGCGGAAGCAAAAGGGATACAAGGGAAATGCGGCCCAGTATTTCATGGAAGAATTGCAGGAAGCTGGTCTGAATGCCCGGTCAAGAGTGATTGCTGAAGGCTTCTCACGCGATATCCGCGGCGCACAGCCGAATAACATGGATATTACCCTCGCCCAACGGATGGCCCGTAAACTAATGCAAATGGTGATTCAGGGTGAAAACCGCCGGATGCCTGCTGTGCTTTCCGGTCAGGAATATTCCATCGGTTTCGATGAAATCCGCACCGACAACAGCGTTTCCACCGACCTGGCCAATCTGGCAAACCGTCTCGGTGTGAAAAACATGAACGATTACCTGCCTTATTAA